From the genome of Chaetodon trifascialis isolate fChaTrf1 chromosome 4, fChaTrf1.hap1, whole genome shotgun sequence:
TCAGTGAAATGATGAcagtattcaattcaattcaattcaattcaattcaattcaattcaattcaattcaattcaattcaattcaattcaattttatttgtatagcgccaaatcacaacagaagttgtctcaggacactttccatatagagctggtacagaccaagctcttttatctacaaagaaaccaacaattcagCATTCCCAAATTGGTTTTATTCAAAATAGTGATATATTTATGAGTAATggtaaattaaaacaaacaaacaaaacaaagtctcCCAACAAAAAGTGGAGTTACCAAACTATTGCTTTaatacacacactcccacatgCAGGTGCAGGATAAATCCTGCATAGTTTCTCCATCTTATCTTTCAACCAGTTAAAATTTTCTACcttgtaatgatttacatttacatttcagccaCAATTAAGCAAGAAGAGATGCCTCTAACACAAACTTGGTTATATGGTTAAATGACAAACACATTATACAAGCGACAGCAATTTTAAGCAAAAGGGTTGACCCACCACCAAAATTCTCAACACAGGTTTGGAACTTGGAATAACATCATTGGTGTTTGCAATCAAAGCTGTGAAGTGGGCATTACATTTTAAGTCATAGTgatctgacacacaaacacagactctcTCTGTAGCCCAGTCTTCAGtgataaatgaaaatgtacctCAAATTTATGTGTTCCAAAATTTGTGATTAAGCCTTCGAAATGCTGCCTTCTGGCCTTTTATGAAGGTGTCTTAAGACTTCATAAAAcctttgtagaattttcttTTGACACTTGTGCAGAAAGTTGTCCATTAAACTGGGGTGTACCACCTCCACATTTGATGATATAGGAAAGCTGTATAGGCGATAACACAACTTCAAACTGAGAGAAATCACTGTTGTTTACACTTTCCAGAGGAGCTTTTAGGACTTTGAGGACTCTTGTTGGAGCCTTTTTTACTCTTTCTGGATTTGTTCCGAGGGGTTTGGCCGATGACTGTCTGAAGCTCTACAGGGCTCACTTGACCACCACTTGCCACAGCCCCATGCATGTTATCAGGAGCTTCTGACTCAACATCTATTGAACCAACTTCAGTGTTCAGCGTTACCCCTGCTGCTTCACTCATATGTATACTCTCATTCTGAAGAAGGTAACCAGATTCCTCAGCTACCTCACTTGCAATAAAACTTGCAGttcctgtctctgctggtcCTGGGTCTGTTTCCAAAACTGAAGATATGGTCTGGTCCACCACTTTAATCTCTGAATAATGTATTGGTGATACCTGACCAGATGCTTCCTCTAATCCTTCTCTAATCTCAAGGTCAAAAGTAACATCTGCCCTGCATTTTTCCAAAGTGAAATCTCCACCTTCACTCTGTTCACTTTTAATTGCATCTGTCTTCTGGTAATCAGACAGATTTGTTTCACCCTCAGCCACTTGTCCAGATGCCACTATGCTACCACTTGGTCCTGTGTCTTCACTGAATGTAGAAACCTGTCCAGTGGCCACCCTGAATGATGTCAGTTCCTCCGATGATGTGACCACATCATCCAAACCCTCAGTGTTAGCAGCCCCCACTAACTCTTGACCAATAGTATCTTGGCTGTCAGGAATATCGAGAGCTCTGCCACCTGTCTGAGAAGAGGCTATCTCTTGCCTTACTGTAGTAACTTCACAAGGCATCTGTTGAGTTTCAGTCACCTTTGGTGTTGCCGCCCCCTGGCTCATCTCTAAACATTCAGTATCAAAAGACAGAGAGTCCTCTTCTAGCATATGGTAAGGTTTAATACTTTCTTCCTCGTAAGAACTGCCTGATTTGTCTTCTTTTGCACCATCAACATCTTGGTCATCTAGCACGCATATATTTTTCTGTGAAGGTGATTTCACAAtatcctccttttctctttcatctATGTTATCTGAACACATGAGATTATCCTGCGACTGAGGACTTGTTCCTGgtgcatcttcttcttctctctcttcatcttggTCATatgaaatgcacattttttgctGTATGAAtgctgcctctttctctccatcacttACACTGTCATCTGAGATGAGCTCATCTTCCATTTGAAAAACTGTATTGGGTGcatcttcattttcactgtgttcatcttcatctgagATGCTAGTCATTCGTTGTACAGATGACACCTCTTCCTCCACTATATCCTCTTCTTTCATTCCACCTCTTATGATGCCTTCTGAGATGAGCTGATCCTCCAATGGCGGACTTCTTCCTGAAGGAGCTTCTCTTTCAATCTCTTCATTTTGGTCTCCTGTGATGCTAACATTTTGCTGTATGGGTAAGGCCACTATCTCCACAATCTCGTCATTATCTGAGATTAAGGTGTCATCCAACTCAGAACTCATGCGTGATGCATGTTCTTTAGCACTCTCTTCATCTTGGTCATCTGAGAAGCCTATATATTGCTGTACTGGTGACACAACaacctcatcttcctcttcatcaatAATGTTGTCATCTGAGATGAACTCTTCCTCCATTTCAGAACTTGTGCTCAATGCATCTTGTTTCTCAGTCTGTTCATCTTGGTCATCAGACATACTGAAACTTTGCTGTGACTCTACTGCCCTTACAAttatctcctctttctctccatcacttAAACTGTCTCCATATGACTCAACTTGATACTTGTCTGCTTCTGATCCTGCTGTTATATTTTCTTGATCAACATCATCTTCCTTGTACTCAAACTCTTTTGCTGTATGTAGATGTTGATCTAATGTTGAAATGGTTGGCACATTAGAGCCCTCTACATGTGCTTGTGTAATTTCTTCCGATGCTGATATCAAATTTGGATCATCCAGATCTCCTTCCTCTTGATTTGTTAAAATCGTAGTGATAGTGTGCAGTGACATTTTTGCTTCAGCATCAGCAATATCTGTCTTTGAATGGCATTCATCATTCTTATGTGCTTGACTATGATTCACCTGCCGTGCTGACATTGTTTCTTGATCAGGGATGGACCTTTCTTCAGACTcatttccagtgtttgttgAAATCTCATTTAGAGGAGTTGCTGGCAATTCAACACCCATAGCATTGAGTCCCACTTCAGAATCCAACAGTTGCTCCTGCTCAGCCTTAACCTCTTCATGTGCAGTACTGCTAACAGTAGTCATTTCCTCCATATTCTCTTCTGCCAGGATACTATCAGAAGTGGTAATAAGCTGATTTGTTTCTAAGTCTGAAACAACTTTCTTTGCTGGACTGACATCTTCATCAAGCCCCCTTCCACTCTGACCCTCCATGCTGTCATCTGATTGAGAATCTGACCCAACATCAAAACTTCTGTCATCTGGACCTTCAGCTATGCTGAGCTGAACAGGTTTTCCTGCTTCTTGCATGTCTTCTTTCAAAGGCACTGCTTCCTGTCTACCCATACTTTCTTCTGCGCTATCATATATTTGATCGTCCACAGTAGTCAATTGGCCTGAAGTGGAAGTGGCTTCCTTTCCTTGAAGAAATGTTGATTTCTCTTcgttctctttttctgtctttacaaAATTACTGACATTTGATTCAGGTAGGAAATCTTCTGTGGTGGACATTTTAGTAACCATATATACATCTTCCTCAGGAAAATCCTTAGAGGGAACATGATTGTCCTGCTCTTGTGGTTGTGGAGCTTTAGCTTCTTCCTCTATATTGTCTTGTGGGTCACTGGATTCTGTTGTCTGACTTATCACATCTGTAAATTTGCTTGATGGAGCTTCAGTGATTTTACTCAGCTGATTGGGCACAGTGTCATCAATTGTATCTCCCACTTTCTCTGCTACTATGTCAGGCTTCTCAAATGATGTTTGTAGTACATTGGGCCCTGGTATTGATTTCACAGAATCTTCCTCAAGATTTAAATTTGAAGATTTTCCTGATTGGAGACCCTCGTTGTCATCAAGTGCAATTTGGACCACCTCACCAGCATCTTTATCATCTAAAGTTGTGTGTTGCTTAGATGAGTAGATCATCACATCTTCTGATTGCTTTTCTTCAACTGTGTCATCATGCATATTCTGAGCTGGATCACTGTCATCCTTAACCTCTTCATTTGAAGGTGGATGAGTTTCAGTGGTTTCATCAGAATATATGGTATTTACAACACTGGTAGTGTTCTTTTCGTTTGGTGAATATATGCTACATACTTTTGGAATATGACTTGCTTCCACTGATTGTTCCAGTGGATTAATTCCTTGGAACTGCTTTACACTTACCTGCCTAATCCCAACTGGATTCATCCCAGCTGGCCAAATTCCAGCCTGTGTAACTTGTGGCTTCACTGCCATTACATGTCCCATTCCCATTTGTGGCTGTCCAACACCAGCTCCCAAAACAGTGACTGGCCCTGACTCCATATGCCCAGGCTGCCCTATCCATGGTTGCCCCAAATTTCTATTTACTGCAACAACGACACCCTTTGTGGGAACAGGGTGTCCTGGCAGAATGGTGCGCACATTCCCCTGGGCTGCTGGACCTAACACCCcctgaggaggagcagcctcTTTTACCAGGATAGCACCTCTGGGCAAAGTACCCCGAGATGAGCCTGGATCCACCCCCTGCGCCTGACCTGGACTACTCCCATCCTTAACTAACATATAATTACCATTAGGATTTGGCCCTAAAATTTTCCAACCATCCACTGGAACTGTGCCCTGAGACACACCTTGGCTAATAGGTAGCAGCAGGGTGGGGTTGACTGGACTGATGGGGCTGACAGGGCTTTTGGAGCTTTCAGTGCCCTGGATAACTAGCCCAGGAGGAGAGCCAGGGGAGCCACTGATAACAAGTCCAGAAGAAGGACTCTGGGGCCCAGTCACTACATACATACCTGGAGCATTGGCTCTATGGGTCACATCTGGCAGCAGAACTGTGTTCTGGAGCTGTGGTTGAACTACTAATTGCATGGGCTGTAATACAGGGGTGGTCGTGTAGtaaactggctgctgctgctgctgtagtacCACTGTCTGAGCTTGATGAGGCAGAGTGGCAAACTGACTGATGTTAGTAACACTGGGACGAGGAAGTGTCATGGACGGTAGGGCAGTGCTTCCAGTACTGATGGATGATTTGGAAATGTTATTGGAGGCCAtgactttctctgtctttatttcgGTATGTTTTGTCTCAACACTTCGCTCAATTTTGGGTTTAACAACTGGTTTAACAATATCAACTGTGGTTTTGACAGCACCTGCTACTTTGTGTGTCAGGGATGGTTTGGGTTTGGGTGTTGGTGTTGGAGGCGAGCAGATCTCAGCTAGAGTCCTGAACTTTGGCCCAAGGTCATTCAGGAACTGCAGGTCATTGTCAGGCTCCAGGAGGCTGCAGCAACCCACTGAGCCAGCAGGGGAGCCCTGGCCCTCAAAATCATACTCCAACAGACCATCCTTCACTGGCACCACACACTCTGCTTTCTGTTTAGGGCAAATAAACACTGGTCAACAAACTCTGAATATATGTTTGTATGTCAAAAAatctggttaaaaaaacaaacacaagaaacaaacaaacaaac
Proteins encoded in this window:
- the LOC139330746 gene encoding uncharacterized protein; the encoded protein is MARLSVAEVDLLLLFMLALMLRVEAGEDKPETPIRKKREWILPPAKIVENVDYTKREFIAKIRSDNDRFADVEYYLSGPGADKPPYNLFVVDHKTGFVRITGIVDREEHPSFNLTGMAKYKNGTTAEANIPLPVTIVDQNDNDPYFEMHAGNVTEESKEGTFVMQITGKDKDQAGTTNSDISYSIVSQEPAGTGHMFKIDSKTGKLYVKSPKLDRETNDFYKLIVKGTDLGGAAGGRTGTGTVNIKVLDINDNVPTLEQSEYTGSVDENVADVTVMRIKAVDEDLEHSENWLTIFTITKGNENKIFSIETDNKTNEGILKLIKPLDFEEVKNLELGLHIKNVAPFVRGEAVVMDVGVKVGEGDPTGAGAGAGAGAGAGAGAGAGAGAGAGAGAGAGAGAGAGAGAGAGAGAGAGAGPKGDAGGGAGVKPEAGPGPGPGVGGGLKPGDKPGPGTKPKPDAPQKSYPVKITVNNMPEGPAFVPSTKKVPVSEDPNEQPKDGVLTVFTAVDPDTGKPADDVSYAKAYDPDNWFTVDEDTAEIKLNKKPDRESPFVVNGTYIAKILAISKDMPSKTATGTIAIQVTDSNDHCPTLTTSHSSLCSDKKTVYVTGFDEDVSPNAAPFTFTVIPDGTQGSWEVEVINETSAALHSSEKLWPGFYELQVKVSDAKGLSCPANEVFTVNVCTCVETEDCSFQAARQSTTSSVLSAPAIGLLLAAMCLLLLIPLLLMFCQCGGIDNIFPDQFSDMPFDAKEHLISYHTEGRGEDKEVPLQSVPIMMSTQKNAQMATAPNFNSIPSKITESHQTSRVYSESVHKFQEASQSLMEVDNTYKFSRESFNHGYGSATFSRQTLGAKNTPALYEDIALPDAFLNNYYSQKAECVVPVKDGLLEYDFEGQGSPAGSVGCCSLLEPDNDLQFLNDLGPKFRTLAEICSPPTPTPKPKPSLTHKVAGAVKTTVDIVKPVVKPKIERSVETKHTEIKTEKVMASNNISKSSISTGSTALPSMTLPRPSVTNISQFATLPHQAQTVVLQQQQQPVYYTTTPVLQPMQLVVQPQLQNTVLLPDVTHRANAPGMYVVTGPQSPSSGLVISGSPGSPPGLVIQGTESSKSPVSPISPVNPTLLLPISQGVSQGTVPVDGWKILGPNPNGNYMLVKDGSSPGQAQGVDPGSSRGTLPRGAILVKEAAPPQGVLGPAAQGNVRTILPGHPVPTKGVVVAVNRNLGQPWIGQPGHMESGPVTVLGAGVGQPQMGMGHVMAVKPQVTQAGIWPAGMNPVGIRQVSVKQFQGINPLEQSVEASHIPKVCSIYSPNEKNTTSVVNTIYSDETTETHPPSNEEVKDDSDPAQNMHDDTVEEKQSEDVMIYSSKQHTTLDDKDAGEVVQIALDDNEGLQSGKSSNLNLEEDSVKSIPGPNVLQTSFEKPDIVAEKVGDTIDDTVPNQLSKITEAPSSKFTDVISQTTESSDPQDNIEEEAKAPQPQEQDNHVPSKDFPEEDVYMVTKMSTTEDFLPESNVSNFVKTEKENEEKSTFLQGKEATSTSGQLTTVDDQIYDSAEESMGRQEAVPLKEDMQEAGKPVQLSIAEGPDDRSFDVGSDSQSDDSMEGQSGRGLDEDVSPAKKVVSDLETNQLITTSDSILAEENMEEMTTVSSTAHEEVKAEQEQLLDSEVGLNAMGVELPATPLNEISTNTGNESEERSIPDQETMSARQVNHSQAHKNDECHSKTDIADAEAKMSLHTITTILTNQEEGDLDDPNLISASEEITQAHVEGSNVPTISTLDQHLHTAKEFEYKEDDVDQENITAGSEADKYQVESYGDSLSDGEKEEIIVRAVESQQSFSMSDDQDEQTEKQDALSTSSEMEEEFISDDNIIDEEEDEVVVSPVQQYIGFSDDQDEESAKEHASRMSSELDDTLISDNDEIVEIVALPIQQNVSITGDQNEEIEREAPSGRSPPLEDQLISEGIIRGGMKEEDIVEEEVSSVQRMTSISDEDEHSENEDAPNTVFQMEDELISDDSVSDGEKEAAFIQQKMCISYDQDEEREEEDAPGTSPQSQDNLMCSDNIDEREKEDIVKSPSQKNICVLDDQDVDGAKEDKSGSSYEEESIKPYHMLEEDSLSFDTECLEMSQGAATPKVTETQQMPCEVTTVRQEIASSQTGGRALDIPDSQDTIGQELVGAANTEGLDDVVTSSEELTSFRVATGQVSTFSEDTGPSGSIVASGQVAEGETNLSDYQKTDAIKSEQSEGGDFTLEKCRADVTFDLEIREGLEEASGQVSPIHYSEIKVVDQTISSVLETDPGPAETGTASFIASEVAEESGYLLQNESIHMSEAAGVTLNTEVGSIDVESEAPDNMHGAVASGGQVSPVELQTVIGQTPRNKSRKSKKGSNKSPQSPKSSSGKCKQQ